A stretch of DNA from Cellulomonas fengjieae:
CCCGACGGCCCTCACGACGGCCCCGGCGTGCCCCTCGTGGTGCACGACCGCGTTGTAGAGCGCCCCGTGCGGCTTCACGTAGGCGACCCGCGTGCCCTCGGCCGACGCGATCGCCTGCAGCGTCTCGACCTGCTTCCTCACCTGGGCGCGCAGCACGTCCGGCGGCACGTCGACGAACCGACGGCCGAAGCCCGCCCGGTCGAGGTAGGACACGTGCGCACCGACCGCGACCCCCCGCGCGGCCGCCACCCGGCACACCGCCGCCATCGTGCGCGCGTCGCCGGCGTGGAAGCCGCACGCGACGTTCGCGCTGGTCATGAGAGCGAGCAGCTGCGTGTCCACGCCGTCCACGCCGGGCTCCCAGGCGTCGAGCTCCTCGCCCAGGTCGCAGTTGAGGTCGATCCGGTCCGTCATGCCTCGATCCTGCCCGACCCGTGCCTGCTCGTCCCCGGTGGGAGGATGGGCGGGTGGTGGAACCCGGCGTGCTGCTCGACGTGCTGCTCGCCGGCGGACGCCGCTCGGACCGCATGACCCACGTCCGGCACCTCCCGTCGCGGCCGGGCGCGCAGGCGGACTGGCCCGCGTGGGCCGACCCCGACCTGGTGCAGGGATAC
This window harbors:
- the pxpA gene encoding 5-oxoprolinase subunit PxpA; translation: MTDRIDLNCDLGEELDAWEPGVDGVDTQLLALMTSANVACGFHAGDARTMAAVCRVAAARGVAVGAHVSYLDRAGFGRRFVDVPPDVLRAQVRKQVETLQAIASAEGTRVAYVKPHGALYNAVVHHEGHAGAVVRAVGELPVLGLPRSAVLAAATAAGLRAVTEAFADRGYRADGTLVPRAEPGALVADAGEVAARVVRLAGEGVIRSVDGTDVAVEAESVCVHSDTVGAVQLAAAVRAALLASGVSVRSFV